The Nitrospira sp. genome includes a region encoding these proteins:
- a CDS encoding 2OG-Fe(II) oxygenase, whose amino-acid sequence MSSLAVGLEEELAETVTRSDQRNIRHAYWSQNEFIHLEHFLPPTVCEPLLTEVELLEPDIHRNYVPGHKQGGSVSFYSIREQAPAILALYRSSALLTFLDRLTDAELKLCPEDDPHACALYYYTRPGDHIGYHYDTSYYKGARYTVLIGLVERSEHCRLVARVGKGNVVENLPEIRIRMDAGTMVVFNGDKLWHAVTPLGEGERRVILTLQYVTDQRMGPVKKLFSNMKDAFAYFGPAALMRRPKAKQATHAHATSPSGAMIDQITMLFPNRS is encoded by the coding sequence ATGAGTAGTCTGGCGGTCGGTCTAGAAGAGGAGCTTGCAGAGACGGTCACACGATCGGATCAACGGAATATCCGGCATGCCTATTGGAGCCAGAATGAGTTCATCCACCTTGAGCACTTTCTTCCTCCAACCGTATGCGAACCGTTGCTCACGGAGGTTGAGCTGCTGGAGCCGGACATTCATCGCAACTATGTCCCAGGTCACAAACAGGGAGGCAGCGTCAGCTTCTACAGCATTCGAGAGCAGGCACCCGCGATCCTGGCTCTCTATCGGTCTTCAGCGCTCCTGACATTCCTCGACCGGCTCACTGACGCCGAGTTGAAGCTCTGTCCGGAAGATGACCCTCATGCCTGTGCCCTCTACTACTACACAAGGCCAGGCGATCACATCGGCTATCACTATGACACCTCGTACTACAAGGGTGCCCGCTACACGGTCCTCATCGGGCTCGTGGAGCGTTCGGAACACTGCCGATTAGTCGCACGTGTCGGGAAGGGTAACGTCGTCGAGAATCTCCCTGAAATCCGTATTCGGATGGATGCGGGCACGATGGTGGTCTTCAACGGAGACAAACTCTGGCATGCCGTCACCCCGTTGGGTGAAGGGGAACGGCGTGTGATCCTGACGTTGCAATATGTCACGGATCAACGAATGGGACCGGTGAAGAAATTATTCTCAAATATGAAGGACGCCTTCGCCTATTTCGGCCCTGCCGCGCTGATGCGCAGACCGAAGGCCAAACAGGCGACCCACGCGCATGCAACCTCGCCGTCAGGCGCGATGATTGATCAGATCACAATGCTCTTCCCTAATAGGAGTTGA